One Pleurocapsa sp. PCC 7327 DNA segment encodes these proteins:
- a CDS encoding response regulator codes for MTTVLIVEDDPINFRVFAKILTKRGGLEVKGTEDVEEVMRIARSREADVILMDVSLAHSVYQGKAVDGIAITQMLKSNPQTASLPVILVTAHAMEGDRENFLKQSGADGYISKPVVDHQQFIAQILAVANKNQN; via the coding sequence ATGACAACCGTTTTGATTGTAGAAGACGATCCCATAAATTTCCGCGTTTTTGCCAAAATCCTTACTAAGCGCGGCGGCTTAGAGGTTAAAGGAACCGAAGATGTAGAAGAAGTGATGAGAATCGCTCGCTCCAGAGAAGCAGACGTGATTTTGATGGATGTTTCTCTAGCTCATAGCGTTTATCAAGGTAAAGCGGTAGATGGGATCGCAATTACCCAGATGTTGAAATCCAATCCTCAAACTGCTTCTTTGCCCGTCATTCTAGTAACGGCTCACGCCATGGAAGGGGATCGAGAAAATTTTCTCAAACAAAGTGGCGCTGATGGATACATCTCTAAGCCCGTTGTGGATCATCAACAGTTTATCGCTCAGATTCTAGCAGTGGCAAATAAAAATCAAAATTAG
- a CDS encoding tetratricopeptide repeat protein, producing the protein MPKLNWLISVLACAGVWSATLPAMGQALVPYTPELNAEQLEQQGLALAEEAIQLVRFQQYELALPRAKLATQLASERYETWFILGSLYVQQQELDEGIKVLQKALSLAPEEAGIKFTLGNAYFQKGDYAAAATEIEQGLKIKPDVPAALFDLGNAYLKLGKSSEAIESYEKAIAQEKTFWPALNNIGLIEYEQGNVDGAIQRWQAAIAIDDKQAEPKLAVAVALYAQGKQEEGLKLAEEALSLDGRYADLEFLKENLWGERLIADTKTFLATPKMQAVLANIQTQPAETEGQQAPAP; encoded by the coding sequence GTGCCTAAGCTGAATTGGTTAATTTCTGTTCTCGCTTGTGCGGGCGTGTGGAGCGCTACCTTGCCCGCGATGGGACAAGCCTTGGTGCCCTATACGCCAGAACTCAACGCCGAGCAATTAGAACAGCAAGGATTGGCGCTGGCGGAAGAGGCTATACAATTAGTACGATTTCAACAGTACGAGCTGGCTTTGCCCAGAGCCAAACTAGCGACTCAACTAGCGTCAGAACGCTATGAAACCTGGTTTATTTTGGGAAGCTTGTACGTTCAACAGCAAGAGCTAGACGAAGGGATTAAAGTTCTCCAAAAAGCTCTTTCCCTCGCCCCAGAAGAAGCAGGAATTAAGTTTACGCTGGGCAATGCCTATTTCCAAAAAGGCGATTATGCAGCAGCCGCGACCGAGATCGAGCAAGGCTTAAAGATAAAGCCGGACGTTCCCGCCGCCTTGTTCGATCTGGGCAATGCTTATTTGAAATTAGGAAAGTCATCCGAGGCGATTGAGTCCTATGAAAAAGCGATCGCGCAAGAAAAAACGTTTTGGCCCGCCCTCAATAATATCGGACTGATCGAATACGAACAGGGCAATGTAGATGGGGCGATTCAAAGATGGCAAGCCGCGATCGCAATTGACGACAAACAAGCCGAACCCAAGTTGGCAGTTGCCGTTGCTCTCTACGCTCAAGGCAAACAAGAGGAAGGCTTAAAGCTAGCAGAAGAAGCGCTATCACTCGACGGTCGCTATGCCGATTTGGAGTTTCTCAAAGAAAATCTTTGGGGAGAGCGTCTAATTGCCGATACTAAAACCTTTTTAGCTACCCCCAAAATGCAAGCCGTCCTTGCCAACATCCAAACTCAACCCGCAGAAACCGAAGGACAACAAGCACCAGCACCGTAA